One Nerophis ophidion isolate RoL-2023_Sa linkage group LG06, RoL_Noph_v1.0, whole genome shotgun sequence genomic region harbors:
- the xkr7a gene encoding XK-related protein 7 isoform X2 produces the protein MHVEAMNHILSFAAFHGVKESMSSGSSPSSLPSSPPSSLASTHPQAARPPPPFHHFPISYSLSPPTNMAAKSDGAAVSPRNQTPPDCPSRTDHRPPPRHRLPAEQRYSVSDCCWTLCALLVFFSDGASDLWLAADYYLRREYWCFALTLVFVVLPSVVVQVLSFRWFAYDFTDTPESGKAAAAVVAAGSDFGDKDGGAERGAGRTSAAAGVLPGPATGGCCRVLMWLFQVVIHIFQLAQVWRYVRALYLGVQSRWHREPERRHYYWRMMFESADISILRLLESFLKSAPQLVLQLSIMILAGQVLPLQGLSASASLMSLAWMIASYQKVLRDSRDDKLPMTYKAVVVQILWHLFTIGARALAFALFASVFQLYFGIFIVAHWCIMTFWIIQGETDFCMSKWEEIIYNMMVGIVYVFCWFSVREGRTRCRMLTYNLTVFVENVALAATWYLYGGTHTSDFYAVVMVCVVASSYALGTFFMFVYYCLLHPDGPVSGWGYISEKEVAAEALVSPTASLPPDLVSSPPRTLQRTKDREQGPGMDGDVFLVRTLRGRRAPAPHPTPGTEGPVIRIDLPRKSYPAWDAHYIDRRLRKTILVLESAAPVAPRIQYRCLGTPKEVMEYETTV, from the exons ATGCATGTAGAAGCCATGAACCATATTCTTTCATTTGCAGCATTCCACGGTGTAAAAGAATCGATGAGCTCCGGTTCCTCCCCATCTTCCTTACCTTCCAGTCCCCCCTCCTCCCTCGCCTCCACACACCCACAGGCTGCGCGACCCCCTCCCCCCTTCCATCATTTTCCCATCTCCTACTCACTCTCCCCTCCGACAAACATGGCTGCGAAATCTGACGGTGCAGCCGTCTCTCCGCGAAACCAAACCCCCCCCGACTGTCCTTCCAGGACGGACCACCGTCCTCCGCCTCGGCATCGCCTCCCCGCCGAGCAGCGCTACTCCGTGTCAGACTGCTGCTGGACCCTCTGCGCCCTCCTGGTCTTCTTCTCGGACGGGGCCTCCGACCTGTGGCTGGCTGCCGACTACTACCTTCGGAGGGAGTACTGGTGCTTTGCGCTGACCCTCGTCTTTGTGGTGCTCCCCTCCGTGGTGGTGCAGGTGTTGAGTTTCCGATGGTTCGCCTACGATTTCACCGACACCCCCGAGAGCGGCAAGGCTGCGGCGGCCGTGGTGGCGGCGGGGAGCGACTTCGGTGACAAGGACGGCGGTGCAGAGCGGGGCGCTGGCCGCACCTCCGCGGCGGCCGGGGTGCTGCCTGGGCCGGCCACCGGGGGCTGCTGCAGAGTGCTCATGTGGCTCTTTCAGGTCGTCATTCACATCTTCCAGTTGGCTCAAGTTTGGAG GTACGTCCGAGCCCTGTATTTGGGCGTGCAAAGCCGCTGGCACAGGGAGCCCGAGCGCCGTCACTACTACTGGCGCATGATGTTTGAGAGCGCCGACATCAGTATCCTGCGTTTACTGGAGTCCTTCTTGAAGAGCGCCCCACAGCTGGTGCTGCAGCTCTCCATCATGATACTAGCTGGTCAGGTGCTGCCTCTTCAGG GACTTTCAGCGTCCGCCTCCCTGATGTCCCTGGCCTGGATGATCGCCTCCTATCAGAAAGTGTTGAGGGACTCCAGAGACGATAAGCTCCCCATGACCTACAAGGCAGTCGTCGTCCAGATCTTGTGGCATCTCTTCACCATCGGGGCCCGCGCGCTGGCCTTCGCCCTCTTCGCCTCCGTGTTCCAGCTTTACTTTGGCATCTTCATCGTGGCCCACTGGTGCATCATGACTTTCTGGATCATTCAAGGCGAGACGGACTTCTGCATGTCCAAGTGGGAGGAGATCATCTATAACATGATGGTGGGCATCGTGTACGTTTTCTGCTGGTTCAGTGTGAGGGAGGGCCGCACTCGCTGCAGGATGCTCACCTACAACCTGACCGTGTTCGTGGAGAACGTAGCTCTCGCCGCCACCTGGTATCTGTACGGCGGCACACATACCTCAGACTTTTACGCCGTTGTTATGGTGTGCGTGGTGGCCAGCAGCTACGCTCTGGGCACCTTCTTCATGTTTGTTTATTACTGTCTGCTGCACCCTGACGGCCCCGTCTCAGGTTGGGGCTACATATCGGAGAAGGAGGTGGCGGCGGAGGCGCTGGTGTCCCCGACCGCCAGCCTCCCCCCTGACCTGGTGAGCAGCCCACCCAGGACCCTGCAGAGAACTAAAGACAGAGAGCAGGGGCCCGGGATGGACGGAGACGTGTTCCTGGTGCGAACACTTCGGGGAAGACGGGCCCCGGCGCCCCACCCTACACCAGGGACGGAAGGGCCCGTCATCCGAATAGACCTGCCCAGGAAGAGTTACCCCGCCTGGGACGCTCACTACATCGACCGCAGGCTGCGCAAAACAATCCTGGTGCTGGAAAGCGCGGCGCCGGTTGCTCCGAGGATTCAGTACCGCTGCCTGGGCACGCCCAAAGAAGTGATGGAGTACGAGACCACCGTGTGA
- the xkr7a gene encoding XK-related protein 7 isoform X1, whose product MHVEAMNHILSFAAFHGVKESMSSGSSPSSLPSSPPSSLASTHPQAARPPPPFHHFPISYSLSPPTNMAAKSDGAAVSPRNQTPPDCPSRTDHRPPPRHRLPAEQRYSVSDCCWTLCALLVFFSDGASDLWLAADYYLRREYWCFALTLVFVVLPSVVVQVLSFRWFAYDFTDTPESGKAAAAVVAAGSDFGDKDGGAERGAGRTSAAAGVLPGPATGGCCRVLMWLFQVVIHIFQLAQVWRYVRALYLGVQSRWHREPERRHYYWRMMFESADISILRLLESFLKSAPQLVLQLSIMILAGQVLPLQDLHQYQMGSLPTPTQSINENRLSASASLMSLAWMIASYQKVLRDSRDDKLPMTYKAVVVQILWHLFTIGARALAFALFASVFQLYFGIFIVAHWCIMTFWIIQGETDFCMSKWEEIIYNMMVGIVYVFCWFSVREGRTRCRMLTYNLTVFVENVALAATWYLYGGTHTSDFYAVVMVCVVASSYALGTFFMFVYYCLLHPDGPVSGWGYISEKEVAAEALVSPTASLPPDLVSSPPRTLQRTKDREQGPGMDGDVFLVRTLRGRRAPAPHPTPGTEGPVIRIDLPRKSYPAWDAHYIDRRLRKTILVLESAAPVAPRIQYRCLGTPKEVMEYETTV is encoded by the exons ATGCATGTAGAAGCCATGAACCATATTCTTTCATTTGCAGCATTCCACGGTGTAAAAGAATCGATGAGCTCCGGTTCCTCCCCATCTTCCTTACCTTCCAGTCCCCCCTCCTCCCTCGCCTCCACACACCCACAGGCTGCGCGACCCCCTCCCCCCTTCCATCATTTTCCCATCTCCTACTCACTCTCCCCTCCGACAAACATGGCTGCGAAATCTGACGGTGCAGCCGTCTCTCCGCGAAACCAAACCCCCCCCGACTGTCCTTCCAGGACGGACCACCGTCCTCCGCCTCGGCATCGCCTCCCCGCCGAGCAGCGCTACTCCGTGTCAGACTGCTGCTGGACCCTCTGCGCCCTCCTGGTCTTCTTCTCGGACGGGGCCTCCGACCTGTGGCTGGCTGCCGACTACTACCTTCGGAGGGAGTACTGGTGCTTTGCGCTGACCCTCGTCTTTGTGGTGCTCCCCTCCGTGGTGGTGCAGGTGTTGAGTTTCCGATGGTTCGCCTACGATTTCACCGACACCCCCGAGAGCGGCAAGGCTGCGGCGGCCGTGGTGGCGGCGGGGAGCGACTTCGGTGACAAGGACGGCGGTGCAGAGCGGGGCGCTGGCCGCACCTCCGCGGCGGCCGGGGTGCTGCCTGGGCCGGCCACCGGGGGCTGCTGCAGAGTGCTCATGTGGCTCTTTCAGGTCGTCATTCACATCTTCCAGTTGGCTCAAGTTTGGAG GTACGTCCGAGCCCTGTATTTGGGCGTGCAAAGCCGCTGGCACAGGGAGCCCGAGCGCCGTCACTACTACTGGCGCATGATGTTTGAGAGCGCCGACATCAGTATCCTGCGTTTACTGGAGTCCTTCTTGAAGAGCGCCCCACAGCTGGTGCTGCAGCTCTCCATCATGATACTAGCTGGTCAGGTGCTGCCTCTTCAGG ATCTGCACCAATATCAAATGGGTTCTTTGCCAACCCCAACCCAAAGTATAAATGAAAACA GACTTTCAGCGTCCGCCTCCCTGATGTCCCTGGCCTGGATGATCGCCTCCTATCAGAAAGTGTTGAGGGACTCCAGAGACGATAAGCTCCCCATGACCTACAAGGCAGTCGTCGTCCAGATCTTGTGGCATCTCTTCACCATCGGGGCCCGCGCGCTGGCCTTCGCCCTCTTCGCCTCCGTGTTCCAGCTTTACTTTGGCATCTTCATCGTGGCCCACTGGTGCATCATGACTTTCTGGATCATTCAAGGCGAGACGGACTTCTGCATGTCCAAGTGGGAGGAGATCATCTATAACATGATGGTGGGCATCGTGTACGTTTTCTGCTGGTTCAGTGTGAGGGAGGGCCGCACTCGCTGCAGGATGCTCACCTACAACCTGACCGTGTTCGTGGAGAACGTAGCTCTCGCCGCCACCTGGTATCTGTACGGCGGCACACATACCTCAGACTTTTACGCCGTTGTTATGGTGTGCGTGGTGGCCAGCAGCTACGCTCTGGGCACCTTCTTCATGTTTGTTTATTACTGTCTGCTGCACCCTGACGGCCCCGTCTCAGGTTGGGGCTACATATCGGAGAAGGAGGTGGCGGCGGAGGCGCTGGTGTCCCCGACCGCCAGCCTCCCCCCTGACCTGGTGAGCAGCCCACCCAGGACCCTGCAGAGAACTAAAGACAGAGAGCAGGGGCCCGGGATGGACGGAGACGTGTTCCTGGTGCGAACACTTCGGGGAAGACGGGCCCCGGCGCCCCACCCTACACCAGGGACGGAAGGGCCCGTCATCCGAATAGACCTGCCCAGGAAGAGTTACCCCGCCTGGGACGCTCACTACATCGACCGCAGGCTGCGCAAAACAATCCTGGTGCTGGAAAGCGCGGCGCCGGTTGCTCCGAGGATTCAGTACCGCTGCCTGGGCACGCCCAAAGAAGTGATGGAGTACGAGACCACCGTGTGA